From the Ensifer adhaerens genome, the window TTCCTCGTCTTCGGTGCCGGCCTTGCCAATTCGGCCGTGCTGCACGACACCGCGCACGACACCCGCCACTCCTACGGCTTCCCCTGCCACTAAACGATGCGCCGGAACGTGAACAACGTTCCGCATCGAAATAGCCGCGGACCTGAATGCATCCGGCTCACGCCGGATGTCGGCGTTTGCGCATGGCGCTTTGGCGAACATGCAAGCACCGTCCGCATGGCACAGCAAATAGGAAGGCTCACCAACCACGCCGAAGCGCGTGGCGTTTGCCGTTATCGAGGGAATTCAAGATGATTGTCAGAACGCTTCTGGCCGCAATCGTGGCTGGGCTGATTGCCGGTGTCTTCATGACCGGCGCCCAGGAACTGCGGGTAACGCCGCTGATCCTGCATGCGGAGCAATTCGAAGGCGAGGCTCCGGCCGCGACCGAACAGCCGGCCGGCCAACCGGGCACGGCACAACCGGCCGCCGAGGGCCATGACCAGCATTCATCGCTGAAGGCGGTATCGCCGCTTGGCGCCGTACTCGACGCGCTGTCGCCGATCACGCCGGCCTATGCGCACGAAGGCGAACATGAGGAAGGCGGCATCATGTTCGGTATGAGCCGCTTCTCCGGCACGCTGATGGCAAACCTCGTCACCGGCTCCGGCTTCGGCTTGCTGCTCGCCGGCGTCAGCCTGGTGATCGGCTATCCGATCACGCTCAGGAACGGCGCTCTCTGGGGCGCCTGCGGCTGGCTCGCGGTGCACATGCTGCCGGCGATCGGCCTGCCGCCGGAACTCCCGGGCTTCCCGGCGGCCGAACTCGGCGACCGCCAGACCTGGTGGCTGACAACCGTCGCTCTCTCCGCGGTCGGCCTCTATCTCCTGGTCCTGCGCGAAGAAATAGTGTCCAAGGTCGCCGGCCTCGTCCTCATCGCCGCACCCCATGTCTACGGCGCGCCGCAACCGCTCGATATCTCCAGCAACGTCCCGGCCGTGCTCGGCGCCGAGTTCGCGGTCGCCGCGCTCGCCACCACGCTCGCCTTCTGGATCGTTCTCGGCGTCGTCTCCGGCTTCATCAACGAGCGCTTCCTTAAGTCGCATTGAACCCGCTGCGCCTCAAAAGGCACCGGAACATAAAAACGGCGGGGTTCAGGCCCCGCCGTTTTGCATCAGACGCGCTGCCAGCCGCGCGCGGCGATCGTCCGGCTCCAGCAGGACGCAGGTATCGCAGAAGCCGCCGCCCTCCGTCTTGAAATAGAGGCAACAGCCGCAGCGGATCCGGTACTGGCACGACAGTTGCGCGCCGCTTGCCGGATCGGTGGCGGAGATCTCCTCGTAGCAGATCTCTTCCGAAAACAGCCGCGACCCCGGCCGTTTGACGATCGCGAGCGCCTCGGCCATGCCGCGCACTTCGTCCCCGATCGCCCGTCCGATCTCCAGGAACGTGCCCGCAAGCGAATCCGCTGCCAGCCGCCACTGCGCCCCGGAAGAAAGCCCCGAGCGCTTCTTCAGGATCGCGATGACCGGCGCCAGATGCGCTGTGAAGCCGCGCTCGAAAACGCCGATGCATTCCGCCTGCTGCGATCTCTCCGCCAGATCGACGTGGAAATGATAGCGTTTGCCGGCAACCGCGCGGTCCTGGTGAAGGCGACTCCAGTCTTCAAAGCGAATGCCCGCGATCTCAGCCTGAACGCCCGCACCGAGATAGAGCGCGCCGAGAACCACACTTACCTGACGGCTGTAAAAGGCGATCAGATGCGCGGCCCGGATCCGGTCCGTCATGCCGACTGCGAAAAAGTCCTGATAGGCGAGGCTCTCCTCGATCCCGGCCCCGCCCGCAGCCCAGAAGCCGGCCGGGGCGCTGAAGGCGCCGTCCACCGTCCCGAGCGAGACACCGACGTCAGGGAACTCAGCGCGCAACCGCTCGACCACTGCCAGCACCCGTGGCGGATATCCTTCCCCGGTCTGCGCAATCTGTTGCTGGCTTCCCAAATTCATAACGTCTCCGTCGCCAGCCAGCCGCCTTCAAATCCCGCACGCTCAAGTCCGCGCCGGATTGCAGGCAGACTACGCGTCAGCTTCCAGACGAAGCCGCTCCGCCAG encodes:
- a CDS encoding CbtB domain-containing protein codes for the protein MATSTISSTPLSLSDRLTAGVIALFIGAFLVFGAGLANSAVLHDTAHDTRHSYGFPCH
- a CDS encoding CbtA family protein; the encoded protein is MIVRTLLAAIVAGLIAGVFMTGAQELRVTPLILHAEQFEGEAPAATEQPAGQPGTAQPAAEGHDQHSSLKAVSPLGAVLDALSPITPAYAHEGEHEEGGIMFGMSRFSGTLMANLVTGSGFGLLLAGVSLVIGYPITLRNGALWGACGWLAVHMLPAIGLPPELPGFPAAELGDRQTWWLTTVALSAVGLYLLVLREEIVSKVAGLVLIAAPHVYGAPQPLDISSNVPAVLGAEFAVAALATTLAFWIVLGVVSGFINERFLKSH
- a CDS encoding (2Fe-2S)-binding protein; this translates as MLAVVERLRAEFPDVGVSLGTVDGAFSAPAGFWAAGGAGIEESLAYQDFFAVGMTDRIRAAHLIAFYSRQVSVVLGALYLGAGVQAEIAGIRFEDWSRLHQDRAVAGKRYHFHVDLAERSQQAECIGVFERGFTAHLAPVIAILKKRSGLSSGAQWRLAADSLAGTFLEIGRAIGDEVRGMAEALAIVKRPGSRLFSEEICYEEISATDPASGAQLSCQYRIRCGCCLYFKTEGGGFCDTCVLLEPDDRRARLAARLMQNGGA